The following are encoded in a window of Kitasatospora fiedleri genomic DNA:
- a CDS encoding HAD family hydrolase — protein MAAERQVGAVLCDLDGVLRIWADLADVDRAHGFAPGTVAGAAFRAERLLPAVTGRVSDGRWRAGVAEDLAAVCGSAERARAAVEDWGRQAFRVDAEVLALLAEVRRGVPVVLVSNGTDRLEDDLAALGLDAAVDAVVNSARVGAAKPDPRIYLAAAGRAGVPPQRCLFVDDTAGHLAAARDLGMHVHHHRGADGLRAAFDGHGLR, from the coding sequence ATGGCGGCGGAGCGGCAGGTCGGTGCGGTGCTGTGTGATCTGGACGGGGTGCTGCGGATCTGGGCGGACCTGGCGGACGTCGACCGGGCGCACGGGTTCGCACCCGGGACGGTCGCCGGGGCGGCGTTCCGGGCGGAGCGGCTGCTGCCCGCCGTGACCGGGCGGGTGAGCGACGGGCGGTGGCGGGCCGGGGTGGCCGAGGACCTGGCGGCGGTGTGCGGGTCGGCGGAGCGGGCACGGGCGGCGGTCGAGGACTGGGGACGGCAGGCGTTCCGGGTGGACGCGGAGGTGCTGGCCCTGCTCGCGGAGGTCCGCCGGGGCGTGCCGGTGGTGCTGGTCTCCAACGGCACCGACCGGCTGGAGGATGACCTCGCCGCGCTCGGCCTGGACGCGGCCGTCGACGCGGTGGTCAACTCCGCCCGGGTCGGTGCGGCCAAGCCCGATCCGCGGATCTACCTGGCCGCCGCCGGACGGGCCGGCGTCCCGCCGCAGCGCTGCCTGTTCGTCGACGACACCGCCGGCCACCTCGCCGCCGCCCGCGACCTCGGCATGCACGTCCACCACCACCGCGGCGCGGACGGCCTGCGCGCGGCGTTCGACGGCCACGGCCTGCGCTGA
- a CDS encoding helix-turn-helix domain-containing protein, which translates to MASLNVGSLGEYIREQRRSAQYSLRQLAEVAGVSNPYLSQIERGLRKPSAEILQQIAKALRISAETLYVQAGILEERDGAGPGLRAAILDDPLINERQKQALLSVYEAFLKENQAARPSDPAPTPA; encoded by the coding sequence ATGGCGTCACTGAACGTGGGCTCGCTGGGCGAGTACATCCGGGAGCAGCGGCGGAGCGCGCAGTACTCGTTGCGGCAGCTGGCCGAGGTGGCCGGGGTGTCCAACCCGTACCTGAGCCAGATCGAGCGCGGGCTGCGCAAGCCCAGCGCGGAGATCCTCCAGCAGATCGCCAAGGCGTTGCGGATCTCGGCGGAGACGCTGTACGTGCAGGCCGGAATCCTGGAGGAGCGGGACGGGGCGGGGCCGGGGCTGCGGGCCGCGATCCTGGACGATCCGCTGATCAACGAGCGGCAGAAGCAGGCCCTGCTGTCGGTGTACGAGGCGTTCCTGAAGGAGAACCAGGCCGCCCGTCCGTCGGACCCCGCCCCCACCCCCGCGTGA
- a CDS encoding DUF2516 family protein, translating to MEERVRSPSVQILYVNLLNPLWWVATAIICFKVFALGDAVFRREDAYRAADKKTKGFWVVLLSVVLLWDLLFGANPITGLLTLAGLVAAIVYVVDVRPAIKLITDGRGGGRGNQGPYGPW from the coding sequence ATGGAAGAAAGAGTGAGGAGCCCCTCGGTGCAGATCCTGTACGTCAACCTCCTGAACCCGTTGTGGTGGGTCGCCACGGCGATCATCTGTTTCAAGGTGTTCGCGCTCGGCGACGCGGTGTTCCGCCGGGAGGACGCGTACCGGGCGGCCGACAAGAAGACCAAGGGCTTCTGGGTGGTCCTGCTGAGCGTCGTCCTGCTCTGGGACCTGCTGTTCGGCGCCAACCCGATCACCGGCCTGCTGACGCTGGCCGGCCTGGTCGCCGCGATCGTCTACGTGGTGGACGTCCGCCCCGCGATCAAGCTGATCACCGACGGCCGCGGCGGCGGTCGCGGCAACCAGGGCCCGTACGGCCCCTGGTGA
- a CDS encoding vWA domain-containing protein has translation MSRARRPAAEPAKTDPVEAAFLAGRAGVAGNPALAAVPAALCRLDERDCPLHPATGWVTADSHGNLHHNRRRRAEPEEWAWALAHALLHLGFGHLPAERGPRVQPDAAGLAARCAVVNRFLATFPIGRAPDDLPAGWPGGDEEELAARWRRDGVPVEYRACGTGGDRPDQHLERWVAHQDPPDWTLDFAHALTRTVSAAMDVAGGRRETHDGARLPQRPWERALGWFVSSYPLLGGLAAGLTLVADAELARAHGITIAAVNAEAGEIYLNPLRHHTDEEWRFVLAHEMLHAALRHGDRAGGRDPYLFNVAADYVVNGWLLEMDVGEMPEGLLHDPELRGLSAEEVYDRIARDQRRLRRLATLRGKGLGDILGEPLPRTGGRGYVDLDDFYRRGLQQGFDLHVRDRGLLPAGLVDEIRALAQPPLPWDARLARWFDEFVPRPEPLRSYARPSRRQSASPDIPRAGRHHPDEQTPRCTFGVLLDTSGSMDRVLLGKALGAIASYAAARDVPAARVVFCDAAPHDAGYLPVAELAGRVRVRGRGGTVLQPGVDLLARAPDFPAAAPLLIITDTDCDTLRVPRREHAYLVPRGATLPFTPRGPVFHLS, from the coding sequence GTGAGCCGGGCCCGCCGCCCCGCCGCCGAGCCCGCGAAGACCGACCCCGTCGAGGCCGCGTTCCTCGCCGGCCGGGCCGGGGTCGCCGGCAACCCCGCGCTCGCCGCCGTCCCCGCCGCCCTCTGCCGGCTGGACGAGCGGGACTGCCCGCTGCACCCCGCCACCGGCTGGGTCACCGCCGACTCGCACGGCAACCTGCACCACAACCGGCGCCGCCGCGCCGAACCCGAGGAGTGGGCCTGGGCCCTCGCCCACGCCCTGCTCCACCTCGGCTTCGGCCACCTCCCCGCCGAACGCGGCCCCCGCGTCCAGCCCGACGCCGCCGGCCTCGCCGCCCGCTGCGCCGTCGTCAACCGCTTCCTCGCCACCTTCCCGATCGGCCGCGCCCCCGACGACCTGCCCGCCGGCTGGCCCGGCGGCGACGAGGAGGAACTCGCCGCCCGCTGGCGCCGCGACGGCGTCCCCGTCGAGTACCGGGCCTGCGGCACCGGCGGCGACCGCCCCGACCAGCACCTGGAACGCTGGGTCGCGCACCAGGACCCGCCGGACTGGACCCTCGACTTCGCCCACGCCCTCACCCGCACCGTCTCCGCCGCCATGGACGTCGCCGGGGGCCGCCGCGAGACCCACGACGGCGCCCGCCTCCCGCAGCGTCCCTGGGAACGCGCCCTCGGCTGGTTCGTCTCCAGCTACCCGCTGCTCGGCGGCCTCGCCGCCGGACTCACCCTGGTCGCCGACGCCGAACTCGCCCGCGCCCACGGCATCACCATCGCCGCCGTCAACGCCGAAGCGGGCGAGATCTACCTCAACCCGCTGCGCCACCACACCGACGAGGAGTGGCGCTTCGTCCTCGCCCACGAGATGCTGCACGCCGCCCTCCGCCACGGCGACCGGGCCGGCGGACGCGACCCGTACCTGTTCAACGTCGCCGCCGACTACGTCGTCAACGGCTGGCTGCTGGAGATGGACGTCGGCGAGATGCCCGAAGGACTGCTCCACGACCCGGAGTTGAGGGGACTCTCGGCCGAGGAGGTCTACGACCGGATCGCCCGCGACCAGCGCCGCCTGCGCCGCCTCGCCACCCTGCGCGGCAAGGGCCTCGGCGACATCCTCGGCGAACCCCTGCCCCGCACCGGCGGACGCGGCTACGTCGACCTGGACGACTTCTACCGGCGCGGCCTCCAGCAGGGCTTCGACCTGCACGTCCGCGACCGCGGCCTGCTGCCCGCCGGACTGGTCGACGAGATCCGCGCCCTGGCCCAGCCGCCGCTGCCCTGGGACGCCCGACTCGCCCGCTGGTTCGACGAGTTCGTCCCCCGCCCCGAACCGCTGCGCTCCTACGCCCGCCCCTCCCGCCGGCAGTCCGCCAGCCCCGACATCCCGCGCGCCGGACGCCACCACCCGGACGAGCAGACCCCGCGCTGCACCTTCGGCGTCCTGCTCGACACCTCCGGCTCGATGGACCGCGTCCTGCTCGGCAAGGCGCTCGGCGCGATCGCCTCCTACGCCGCCGCCCGCGACGTCCCCGCCGCCCGGGTCGTCTTCTGCGACGCCGCCCCCCACGACGCGGGCTACCTGCCGGTGGCCGAACTCGCCGGTCGGGTCCGGGTCCGCGGCCGCGGCGGCACCGTCCTGCAACCCGGCGTCGACCTGCTCGCCCGCGCCCCCGACTTCCCCGCCGCCGCCCCGCTGCTGATCATCACCGACACCGACTGCGACACCCTGCGCGTCCCGCGCCGCGAACACGCCTACCTCGTCCCGCGCGGCGCGACGCTGCCGTTCACCCCGCGGGGGCCGGTGTTCCACCTGAGCTGA
- a CDS encoding alpha/beta fold hydrolase: MTIFHGYDGTALHYERFGDGAPLVAIPGGPGMDSRYLGTLGGLDAHRGLVRLDPRGCGRSAAPADRASCAFGAQAADVEALREHLGAERIDLLGHSAGALTAQRYAAEFPHRVRSLVLVTPVGRAAREPDRAELAAIRAARSAEPWYPDAAEADALLAGGAGDPAELVRRITPFFWGRWDGTARDAAFDPEPVPAAPWMRDAFYAGSDRAGGRPVSAPVLVVAGARDGMIGTAPARLAAALHPGARLAVLPEVGHRPWVEAPGEFTALVGEFLDRP, encoded by the coding sequence ATGACGATCTTCCACGGGTACGACGGGACCGCCCTCCACTACGAGCGGTTCGGCGACGGTGCGCCGCTGGTGGCGATCCCCGGCGGCCCCGGCATGGACTCCCGCTACCTCGGCACCCTCGGCGGGCTGGACGCCCACCGGGGGCTGGTCCGGCTCGACCCCCGGGGCTGCGGCCGGTCGGCGGCGCCCGCCGACCGGGCGAGCTGCGCATTCGGCGCCCAGGCCGCGGACGTGGAGGCCCTCCGGGAGCACCTCGGGGCGGAGCGGATCGACCTGCTCGGGCACTCGGCGGGCGCGCTCACCGCGCAGCGCTACGCCGCCGAATTCCCGCACCGCGTAAGGTCGTTGGTACTGGTCACCCCGGTCGGCCGGGCGGCCCGGGAGCCGGACCGGGCGGAACTCGCCGCCATCCGGGCCGCGCGCTCGGCGGAGCCCTGGTACCCGGACGCGGCCGAGGCGGACGCCCTGCTGGCCGGCGGGGCGGGCGACCCGGCGGAGCTGGTCCGGCGGATCACGCCGTTCTTCTGGGGCAGGTGGGACGGGACGGCCCGCGACGCGGCGTTCGACCCGGAGCCGGTGCCGGCCGCGCCCTGGATGCGGGACGCGTTCTACGCGGGCTCGGACCGGGCCGGGGGCCGGCCGGTGTCGGCGCCGGTCCTGGTGGTCGCCGGTGCCCGGGACGGGATGATCGGCACCGCCCCGGCGAGGCTGGCCGCCGCCCTCCACCCCGGCGCCCGCCTCGCCGTCCTCCCCGAGGTCGGCCACCGGCCCTGGGTGGAGGCACCGGGCGAATTCACCGCGCTGGTAGGGGAGTTCCTCGACCGGCCGTGA
- a CDS encoding DEAD/DEAH box helicase yields the protein MYVLHAQWRADGRLGVWAEDAGAFRGRAVEGARHPFACAAGEVAELLAAVGPGPAWLAERGDERWLTLRLPTLGSRPTPSPDLPVGSTARGLELRPWRVPALLFDRPEAAQLLGELFDPYWPGSTVELPDGRAAELAYGASLRWLTGVHDLAWRLAGRGRVLPALVAEPGGWAARWRPAFDPAARREARALAAGCPPVARAEDGHEPTGGALFDTVLDALTDHETRVALGPDAPAPPGSPAWVAALRGPDARLPAPPDPAQVARLAAAAAGTGPEGRLRLAFRLTEPLGTAADDPDATVVDETWRLDVLLGPVDRPSLLLPAAELWSDGPGAAALARAVDDPVEAYRAELDRAARAFPALRAALHRTRPTGLDLDRAGALAFLRDTAPALAAAGHGVLLPAWWHRRPRLGLAATAQAAPVPGSVRRAAQADRDAVLDFRWQLAVGQQPLSQQELDEIAAAQAGLVRFRGRWIEVDAAQLAAALRFLAARRDDPRLDAAALLRLAHEDGAVVDGLPVTAVHAEGPLGDLLAGRLGRLPGAHRTPAPPGFTGTLRPYQERGLAWLDALGRLGLGAVLADDMGLGKTVQTLALLALEHARGARGPVLLVCPTSLVGNWRREAARFAPRLRVQLHHGPDRTRPDPAADLVVTSYGVLQRDAAALRAVHWRRVVADEAQHVKNRAARQSRALRALRSGPRIALTGTPVENRLAELHTVLDFANPGLFGTPEAFREHYAVPIEQSGNRDAAARLQRLTAPFLLRRLKSDPEIGGQLPAKQEFTVRCTLTPEQAGLYQAVVADLLDRLGGIRGVERKGAVLAALGRLKQVCNHPAQLLRDKSPLGGRSGKVERLVELLREALAAGDRALVFTQYAEFGALLQPHLRRRLGTPVPYLHGGLTAPRRQELVDRFQDPDGPGVFLLSLKAGGTGLNLTAANQVVHLDRWWNPATEDQATDRAHRIGQRRDVQVRTLVCTGTIEERIAELIHSKRELADAVVGAGESWLTELPTDRLRELLTLSADATGD from the coding sequence ATGTACGTCCTGCACGCCCAGTGGCGGGCCGACGGGCGGCTCGGGGTGTGGGCGGAGGACGCCGGGGCGTTCCGGGGGCGGGCCGTGGAGGGGGCGCGGCACCCGTTCGCGTGCGCGGCGGGGGAGGTCGCGGAGCTGCTCGCGGCGGTCGGGCCCGGTCCGGCCTGGCTGGCGGAGCGCGGGGACGAGCGCTGGCTGACCCTGCGGCTGCCGACGCTCGGCTCGCGGCCGACGCCCTCGCCCGACCTCCCGGTGGGTTCCACCGCCAGGGGCCTGGAGCTGCGGCCGTGGCGGGTCCCGGCGCTGCTGTTCGACCGGCCGGAGGCGGCGCAGCTGCTCGGCGAGCTGTTCGACCCGTACTGGCCCGGCAGCACCGTCGAGCTGCCCGACGGCCGGGCGGCGGAGCTCGCGTACGGGGCGTCGCTGCGCTGGCTGACGGGCGTGCACGACCTGGCCTGGCGGCTGGCCGGGCGGGGGCGGGTGCTGCCCGCGCTGGTGGCGGAGCCCGGCGGGTGGGCGGCCCGCTGGCGGCCCGCGTTCGACCCGGCGGCCCGCCGGGAGGCCCGCGCGCTGGCGGCCGGGTGCCCGCCGGTCGCCCGCGCCGAGGACGGCCACGAGCCCACCGGCGGCGCCCTGTTCGACACCGTGCTGGACGCGCTCACCGACCACGAGACCCGGGTCGCGCTCGGGCCCGACGCACCGGCGCCCCCCGGCTCGCCCGCCTGGGTCGCCGCCCTGCGCGGCCCGGACGCCCGGCTGCCCGCCCCGCCCGACCCGGCGCAGGTCGCCCGCCTCGCCGCCGCCGCGGCCGGCACCGGGCCGGAAGGCCGCCTCCGGCTGGCCTTCCGGCTCACCGAACCGCTCGGCACCGCCGCCGACGACCCGGACGCCACCGTGGTGGACGAGACCTGGCGGCTGGACGTGCTGCTCGGCCCGGTCGACCGGCCCTCGCTGCTGCTGCCCGCCGCCGAACTCTGGTCCGACGGGCCGGGCGCGGCGGCGCTGGCCCGGGCGGTGGACGACCCGGTCGAGGCGTACCGCGCCGAACTCGACCGCGCCGCACGGGCGTTCCCCGCCCTGCGGGCCGCCCTGCACCGCACCCGCCCCACCGGCCTCGACCTCGACCGGGCCGGGGCGCTGGCCTTCCTGCGCGACACCGCCCCCGCGCTCGCCGCCGCCGGGCACGGCGTGCTGCTGCCCGCCTGGTGGCACCGCCGCCCCCGCCTCGGCCTGGCCGCCACCGCGCAGGCCGCCCCCGTCCCCGGCTCCGTCCGGCGCGCCGCCCAGGCCGACCGGGACGCCGTACTGGACTTCCGCTGGCAGCTCGCCGTCGGACAACAGCCGCTCAGCCAGCAGGAGTTGGACGAGATCGCGGCCGCCCAGGCGGGCCTGGTCCGGTTCCGCGGCCGGTGGATCGAGGTGGACGCCGCCCAGCTCGCCGCCGCCCTGCGCTTCCTCGCCGCCCGCCGCGACGACCCCCGGCTCGACGCCGCCGCCCTGCTCCGCCTCGCCCACGAGGACGGCGCCGTGGTCGACGGCCTCCCGGTCACCGCCGTGCACGCCGAGGGCCCGCTCGGCGACCTGCTGGCCGGCCGCCTCGGCCGCCTCCCCGGCGCGCACCGCACCCCGGCCCCGCCCGGCTTCACCGGCACCCTCCGCCCGTACCAGGAACGCGGGTTGGCCTGGCTGGACGCCCTCGGGCGGCTCGGCCTCGGCGCCGTGCTCGCCGACGACATGGGCCTCGGCAAGACCGTCCAGACCCTCGCCCTGCTCGCCCTCGAACACGCCCGCGGCGCCCGCGGCCCCGTCCTGCTGGTCTGCCCCACCTCGCTGGTCGGCAACTGGCGGCGCGAGGCCGCCCGGTTCGCCCCCCGGCTGCGGGTCCAGCTCCACCACGGCCCCGACCGGACCCGGCCCGACCCCGCCGCCGACCTGGTGGTCACCAGCTACGGCGTCCTCCAGCGCGACGCCGCCGCGCTGCGCGCCGTGCACTGGCGCCGGGTCGTCGCCGACGAGGCCCAGCACGTCAAGAACCGGGCCGCCCGGCAGTCCCGCGCGCTGCGCGCGCTGCGCTCCGGCCCCCGGATCGCGCTCACCGGCACCCCGGTCGAGAACCGCCTCGCCGAGCTGCACACCGTCCTCGACTTCGCCAACCCCGGCCTGTTCGGCACCCCCGAAGCCTTCCGCGAGCACTACGCCGTCCCCATCGAGCAGTCCGGCAACCGGGACGCCGCGGCCCGGCTCCAGCGGCTCACCGCGCCGTTCCTGCTGCGCCGCCTCAAGAGCGACCCCGAGATCGGCGGCCAGCTCCCCGCCAAGCAGGAGTTCACCGTCCGCTGCACCCTCACCCCCGAGCAGGCCGGCCTCTACCAGGCCGTCGTCGCCGACCTGCTCGACCGCCTCGGCGGCATCCGCGGCGTCGAACGCAAGGGCGCGGTGCTGGCCGCCCTCGGCCGGCTCAAGCAGGTCTGCAACCACCCCGCCCAACTCCTGCGCGACAAGTCGCCGTTGGGCGGCCGCTCCGGCAAGGTCGAGCGGCTGGTCGAGCTGCTCCGGGAGGCCCTGGCGGCGGGCGACCGGGCGCTGGTCTTCACCCAGTACGCCGAGTTCGGCGCGCTGCTCCAGCCCCACCTGCGCCGCCGCCTCGGCACTCCCGTCCCCTACCTGCACGGCGGGCTCACCGCGCCGCGCCGCCAGGAACTCGTCGACCGCTTCCAGGACCCGGACGGGCCGGGGGTGTTCCTGCTCTCGCTGAAGGCCGGCGGCACCGGGCTCAACCTCACCGCCGCGAACCAGGTCGTCCACCTCGACCGCTGGTGGAACCCGGCCACCGAGGACCAGGCCACCGACCGCGCCCACCGGATCGGGCAGCGCCGCGACGTCCAGGTCCGCACGCTGGTGTGCACCGGCACCATCGAGGAGCGCATCGCCGAACTCATCCACAGCAAAAGGGAGTTGGCCGATGCGGTGGTCGGCGCCGGGGAGAGCTGGCTGACCGAGCTCCCCACCGACCGGCTCCGCGAACTGCTCACCCTCTCCGCCGACGCCACCGGGGACTGA
- a CDS encoding O-acetyl-ADP-ribose deacetylase has product MTQITLVQGDITEQRVDVVVNAANSSLLGGGGVDGAIHRRGGPEILAECRELRASHYGKGLPTGQAVATTAGRLPARWVVHTVGPVYRAEDYRQRAELLASCYRESLRVAVGLGARTVAFPAVSAGIYGWPLDDAARIALTAVAEEGPDLDEVRFVLFGADAYESFERVRRGLAG; this is encoded by the coding sequence GTGACACAGATCACGCTGGTGCAGGGTGACATCACGGAACAGCGGGTGGACGTGGTGGTGAACGCCGCCAACAGCTCGCTGCTGGGCGGCGGCGGGGTGGACGGGGCGATCCACCGCCGGGGCGGGCCGGAGATCCTCGCCGAGTGCCGCGAGCTGCGGGCCTCGCACTACGGCAAGGGGCTGCCGACCGGTCAGGCCGTGGCCACCACGGCGGGGCGGCTGCCGGCCCGCTGGGTGGTGCACACCGTCGGCCCGGTGTACCGGGCGGAGGACTACCGGCAGCGCGCGGAGCTGCTGGCCTCGTGCTATCGGGAGTCCCTTCGGGTCGCGGTCGGGCTGGGGGCGCGGACGGTGGCCTTCCCGGCGGTCTCGGCCGGGATCTACGGCTGGCCGCTGGACGATGCCGCTCGGATCGCGCTGACGGCCGTGGCCGAGGAGGGCCCGGACCTGGACGAGGTGCGCTTCGTGCTGTTCGGCGCCGACGCGTACGAGTCGTTCGAACGAGTCCGGCGCGGGCTGGCGGGCTGA
- a CDS encoding PP2C family protein-serine/threonine phosphatase, which translates to MPATGDGRAPDATSSAGTAERSRGRRAHSAQRTGPTGQTAGQTAGQTAGQPSARSAGPAPIPHPRSTPGATEPSRPAADFRVLVVEADGPEHTLFDSLAAELGQHAELHRVDGIREALAALPPLPGSGRRGPRGTDFQCVLLDLGEPATTGTAADPASGSGPGGAPAPGGGFAADFAPRFADGFSASLPDGLPDGFAEGVGPAAGADDRLDGLRELLLRAPHTAVVVLTDAAGAELGAAAVAAGAQDFLLRQDTGGPLLARALRYAVERKRADESQRRLVEAEIRGQENARLQRHLLPTPLLDGANLSFTRRYRPGRRRALLGGDFYDAVRTKDGRVHVVIGDVCGHGPDEAALGVALRIAWRTLVFAGLTGQPLLTTLQHVLEHERRSDEIFATLCMVVLDAPTADGGPEAAELYLAGHPAPLLLGPDGPPVLLPLDQAGPALGLLPCDATHSVWPALQVELPPGWRLLMYTDGLVEGKVGAGSPRLGQEGLIELIADHQAAGLTRGRLVDSAIAEVEELNGGALTDDVAVLLLERNPTPVIMG; encoded by the coding sequence ATGCCCGCTACGGGAGACGGGCGGGCACCCGACGCGACCAGCAGCGCCGGAACCGCCGAACGCAGCCGCGGCCGCCGCGCCCACAGCGCGCAGCGCACCGGCCCGACCGGCCAGACCGCCGGCCAGACCGCCGGCCAGACCGCCGGTCAGCCCTCGGCCCGGAGCGCCGGCCCGGCGCCGATACCGCATCCGCGCAGCACCCCGGGGGCCACCGAGCCGTCCCGGCCCGCCGCCGACTTCCGCGTCCTGGTGGTGGAGGCCGACGGGCCCGAGCACACCCTGTTCGACTCGCTGGCCGCCGAGCTGGGGCAGCACGCCGAACTGCACCGGGTGGACGGCATCCGGGAGGCCCTCGCCGCCCTGCCGCCGCTGCCCGGCAGCGGTCGCCGCGGGCCGCGCGGCACCGACTTCCAGTGCGTCCTGCTCGACCTCGGCGAGCCCGCCACCACCGGCACCGCCGCCGATCCCGCTTCCGGTTCCGGTCCCGGTGGCGCCCCGGCCCCCGGCGGCGGCTTCGCCGCGGACTTCGCCCCGCGATTCGCCGACGGCTTCTCCGCAAGCCTCCCCGACGGTCTCCCCGACGGGTTCGCCGAGGGCGTCGGCCCGGCGGCCGGTGCCGACGACCGGCTGGACGGGCTGCGGGAGTTGCTGCTGCGCGCCCCGCACACCGCCGTGGTGGTGCTCACCGACGCCGCCGGAGCCGAACTGGGCGCCGCCGCGGTCGCCGCGGGCGCCCAGGACTTCCTGCTCCGGCAGGACACCGGCGGCCCGCTGCTGGCCCGCGCGCTGCGCTACGCGGTGGAGCGCAAGCGCGCCGACGAGTCGCAGCGCCGCCTGGTCGAGGCCGAGATCCGCGGCCAGGAGAACGCCCGGCTCCAGCGCCACCTGCTGCCCACCCCGCTGCTGGACGGCGCGAACCTGTCCTTCACCCGCCGCTACCGCCCGGGCCGCCGCCGCGCCCTGCTCGGCGGCGACTTCTACGACGCCGTCCGCACCAAGGACGGCCGGGTGCACGTGGTGATCGGCGACGTCTGCGGCCACGGCCCCGACGAGGCCGCGCTCGGCGTCGCGCTGCGGATAGCGTGGCGGACGCTGGTGTTCGCCGGGCTGACCGGCCAGCCCCTGCTGACCACCCTCCAGCACGTGCTGGAGCACGAGCGCCGCAGCGACGAGATCTTCGCGACCCTCTGCATGGTCGTACTGGACGCCCCCACGGCGGACGGCGGCCCCGAGGCCGCCGAGCTGTACCTGGCCGGGCACCCCGCGCCGCTGCTGCTCGGCCCCGACGGCCCGCCCGTCCTGCTCCCGCTCGACCAGGCCGGTCCGGCGCTGGGCCTGCTGCCCTGCGACGCGACGCACTCGGTCTGGCCCGCCCTCCAGGTCGAACTGCCGCCCGGCTGGCGGCTGCTGATGTACACCGACGGCCTGGTCGAGGGCAAGGTCGGGGCCGGTTCGCCGCGCCTGGGCCAGGAGGGCCTGATCGAGCTGATCGCCGACCACCAGGCCGCCGGGCTGACGCGCGGCCGACTGGTCGACTCCGCGATCGCCGAGGTCGAGGAGCTGAACGGCGGGGCGCTCACCGACGACGTCGCGGTGCTGCTGCTGGAGCGCAACCCGACGCCGGTGATCATGGGCTGA
- a CDS encoding AAA family ATPase, giving the protein MQSAVTVSPSQVPELLLGLATVRPVFLWGAPGIGKSSLVNQFAESLGLECVSLLGTQLAPEDLIGVPQITPEGRSRFCPPESIAREQPYCLFLDELNAATPDVQKAFYSLILDRRIGTYELPPGSIVIGAGNRATDGALARPMPSALLNRLVHVHLRASSDDWLGWAAGHGIHPWITDHLTDRPDHLWSAPPKTEEPFSTPRAWHMLSDALHSFGPGLDEGTLKVLAHGLLTPAHAVAFCGYAKIVRNAYGLDAIMKGDASWPHRIEDRDLLYYLADSFRGRLVKELPARKEHASPTVRQHAYRSKSLLVQLAEISVEVAQTVIADGPDGNPVLPSWFLIEAARDLPRLVEARR; this is encoded by the coding sequence GTGCAGTCCGCCGTCACCGTGTCGCCGTCCCAGGTCCCCGAGCTGCTGCTCGGACTCGCCACCGTGCGGCCGGTGTTCCTCTGGGGCGCACCGGGCATCGGCAAGTCCTCGCTGGTCAACCAGTTCGCCGAGTCGCTCGGCCTGGAGTGCGTCTCGCTGCTCGGCACCCAGCTCGCCCCCGAGGACCTGATCGGCGTCCCGCAGATCACCCCCGAGGGCCGCTCCCGGTTCTGCCCGCCCGAGTCGATCGCCCGCGAGCAGCCCTACTGCCTGTTCCTGGACGAGCTGAACGCCGCCACCCCCGACGTGCAGAAGGCGTTCTACTCGCTGATCCTCGACCGCCGGATCGGGACCTACGAACTGCCGCCCGGCTCGATCGTGATCGGCGCGGGCAACCGGGCCACCGACGGCGCGCTCGCCCGCCCGATGCCGTCCGCGCTGCTCAACCGCCTGGTCCACGTCCACCTGCGGGCCAGCTCCGACGACTGGCTCGGCTGGGCCGCCGGGCACGGCATCCACCCGTGGATCACCGACCACCTGACCGACCGGCCCGACCACCTGTGGTCCGCCCCGCCGAAGACCGAGGAGCCGTTCTCCACCCCGCGCGCCTGGCACATGCTCTCCGACGCGCTGCACTCCTTCGGCCCCGGCCTCGACGAGGGCACCCTCAAGGTGCTCGCCCACGGCCTGCTCACCCCCGCCCACGCCGTCGCCTTCTGCGGCTACGCCAAGATCGTCCGCAACGCGTACGGGCTGGACGCGATCATGAAGGGCGACGCCTCCTGGCCGCACCGGATCGAGGACCGCGACCTGCTCTACTACCTCGCCGACTCCTTCCGCGGCCGCCTGGTCAAGGAGCTGCCCGCCCGCAAGGAGCACGCCTCGCCGACCGTCCGGCAGCACGCGTACCGCTCCAAGTCGCTGCTGGTGCAGCTCGCCGAGATCTCCGTCGAGGTCGCCCAGACCGTGATCGCCGACGGGCCCGACGGCAACCCCGTGCTGCCGTCCTGGTTCCTGATCGAGGCCGCCCGCGACCTGCCCCGCCTGGTCGAGGCCCGCCGGTGA